The following coding sequences are from one Bufo bufo chromosome 2, aBufBuf1.1, whole genome shotgun sequence window:
- the SHISA3 gene encoding protein shisa-3 homolog, whose product MRLLGCYLMLFFLTWGNARAQGEYCHGWVDTDGKYQAGFQCPEDFDTVDATICCGSCSLRYCCAASDARLEQGSCTNDRELENTGVTAQPVYVPFLVVGSIFIAFIIVGSLVAVYCCTCLRPKQTSQQPMRFTLRSYPPESLPMILTSTSLRTPSRQSSTATSSTSTGGSVCRLSSSRADPGYLVTSPPASVFSAHSIHLNPSSTFLVPTQYFSYPLQTDGNLNKNCPDFRQ is encoded by the exons ATGAGGTTACTGGGATGCTACTTGATGCTTTTCTTCTTGACTTGGGGTAATGCCAGGGCACAGGGGGAGTACTGTCATGGATGGGTGGACACTGATGGCAAGTACCAGGCGGGATTCCAGTGCCCGGAGGATTTTGATACAGTGGACGCCACTATCTGTtgcggctcctgctcattgcgctATTGTTGTGCAGCGTCAGATGCCAGACTGGAACAAGGCAGCTGtaccaatgacagggagctggagAACACTGGAGTCACTGCCC AACCTGTATATGTTCCATTCCTCGTTGTTGGGTCCATATTCATTGCCTTCATCATCGTTGGCTCCCTGGTTGCCGTCTACTGCTGCACATGTTTGAGACCGAAGCAGACATCTCAACAGCCGATGAGATTCACCTTACGCAGTTACCCTCCTGAATCTCTACCGATGATTTTGACCAGTACTAGCCTAAGGACTCCATCTAGACAGTCCAGCACTGCAACAAGTTCTACCTCTACTGGGGGATCAGTATGTCGACTTTCCTCCTCAAGAGCAGATCCTGGTTATCTAGTAACATCACCACCCGCCTCCGTATTCTCAGCACATTCCATCCATCTCAATCCCTCATCCACATTTCTGGTGCCCACACAGTACTTTTCCTATCCTCTCCAAACAGATGGAAACCTAAATAAAAACTGCCCTGATTTTAGACAGTAA